From the Montipora capricornis isolate CH-2021 chromosome 2, ASM3666992v2, whole genome shotgun sequence genome, one window contains:
- the LOC138029921 gene encoding torsin-1A-interacting protein 1-like — protein MRKRNEWLPSSVFYCAKMASEGHTSNKNITNEANVKATASSDEGGETTQSSDLENMMGSRVKGDGPESNSTDATGNSSEEENNFYEHPVNLSPRASQVCSEKGSDSTKDSKPDAQPGQLPSEAERLSDISKGVTFLVLATLVLAIAFFIGPPQPEVKNDIDFVKIFESKLSILQSSFTNQTDRFWRILKNRGLAHLRSLKPRQPLVLLLAAPPPAHDVVNCLATKLAEVLDPRNKRNLAQVDGFKEKSNLGEEVKKAMDDLLERKFKKGHRAALIQHLELLPPPSPLLFYSYCDDQNAPHKHVAIIFTVHLPKEPDLSLSAKEAEGAVETYLSDDVWVKEDQDAVAALLSRVADTVALMNGESSELVKTLCSN, from the coding sequence ATGAGGAAGCGAAACGAGTGGTTACCCAGTTCGGTGTTTTACTGTGCAAAAATGGCTTCCGAGGGACACACTTCAAACAAGAACATTACAAATGAAGCAAATGTGAAAGCAACAGCTAGTTCAGACGAGGGAGGTGAAACAACGCAGTCAAGTGACCTCGAAAATATGATGGGAAGTCGCGTCAAAGGTGACGGACCGGAAAGCAATTCAACCGATGCAACAGGGAACTCAAGTgaggaagaaaataatttttatgagCATCCCGTTAACTTAAGTCCTCGGGCATCACAGGTTTGCAGTGAAAAGGGAAGTGACAGTACAAAGGATTCCAAGCCTGACGCTCAACCTGGCCAGCTTCCCAGCGAAGCGGAAAGATTATCTGACATTTCTAAGGGAGTAACTTTCTTAGTACTTGCAACATTGGTGCTGGCAATTGCTTTTTTTATCGGTCCCCCACAACCTGAAGTCAAGAATGATATCGACTTTGTTAAGATCTTTGAAAGTAAACTGAGCATTCTTCAGTCCTCGTTCACTAATCAGACAGACAGATTCTGGAGGATTTTGAAGAACCGTGGCTTAGCGCATCTCAGGAGTTTAAAACCTCGCCAGCCTCTTGTGTTATTGCTGGCTGCACCCCCTCCAGCTCATGATGTGGTGAACTGCCTTGCAACAAAACTAGCTGAGGTACTAGATCccagaaataaaagaaacttagcTCAGGTTGATGGCTTCAAGGAAAAAAGCAATCTTGGAGAGGAAGTAAAGAAAGCCATGGATGACCTCCTTGAgaggaaatttaaaaaaggccACAGGGCAGCACTTATACAACATCTTGAGCTTCTGCCTCCTCCATCACCATTATTGTTTTACTCTTACTGTGATGACCAGAATGCACCACATAAGCATGTCGCAATTATCTTCACTGTTCATCTTCCAAAAGAACCTGATTTATCGCTATCGGCAAAAGAAGCGGAGGGAGCTGTGGAAACATACCTGTCAGATGATGTGTGGGTAAAAGAGGATCAGGACGCAGTTGCAGCTCTGCTAAGCCGTGTTGCTGACACAGTAGCGCTCATGAATGGTGAATCTAGTGAATTGGTAAAAACACTCTGTTCCAATTAA
- the LOC138029940 gene encoding alkylglycerol monooxygenase-like has product MKETAATTTSLSLLGNVTFLQGSRRFFYAVTPKESSFANITDVPDYLNEAVPFFLGAIIFEYILSFLTDFPRSRLRLNDAVSSLSAGLFSQVIVLSGDLSLYMFVYNNFNLVNLSWDDPGTWYFCFLGVDFLYYWFHRAAHEVNIMWAAHQAHHSSEDYNLTTALRQSVVQKYSSAIFYLPLALVVPPSIFFAHYQFNLLYQFWIHTEIVGSLGPLEYILNTPSHHRVHHGRNPYCIDKNYGGTLIIWDRMFGKIAETDEEIAYGLVHPLASWDPFWIQVCQFTHIWKTFWETSGLKDKLSVIFKGPGWTPGNPRLGDPADIPEIKIPIEKYDSFLSFWGNLYVLVHFVVAVLAYQLLIARRMVLSEFHVIGVVSYFLFTISSVGALYDNKWYAPYMEVYRCILFLVVDLILSVQNLDTGVLPTNYIGAIRGIFILSAFVWISGSLVSTKQIKVE; this is encoded by the exons acATCACTATCACTGCTTGGCAATGTTACATTTTTGCAAGGTTCTCGTCGCTTCTTTTATGCTGTGACACCAAAGGAAAGCTCCTTTGCAAATATTACGGATGTGCCAGATTATCTTAAtgaa gCCGTTCCCTTCTTCTTGGGTGCCATCATATTTGAATACATATTATCTTTCCTCACTGATTTTCCAAGATCCAGGTTGAGATTAAATGATGCAGTCAGCTCTCTTTCTGCAGGACTTTTTTCACA GGTCATTGTGTTGAGTGGTGATCTTTCTCTCTATATGTTTGTTTACAACAATTTCAATTTGGTAAATCTATCTTGGGATGATCCTGGAACGTggtatttttgtttccttggaGTGGATTTTCTTTATTACTGGTTCCATAGAGCTGCTCACG aagTCAATATTATGTGGGCAGCACATCAAGCACATCACAGCTCCGAAGACTACAATCTTACAACAGCTTTGAGACAGTCTGTGGTTCAGAAATACTCATCTGCG ATATTTTACCTACCCTTGGCTTTGGTTGTTCCACCTTCCATTTTCTTTGCCCATTATCAATTTAACCTCCTCTACCAATTCTGGATTCATACTGAAATTGTGGGCTCTCTTGGACCTCTTGAATACATTCTCAATACTCCAAGCCACCATCGTGTGCATCATg GGAGAAATCCATATTGTATTGATAAGAACTATG GGGGAACCTTGATTATCTGGGACAGAATGTTTGGTAA aattgctGAGACAGACGAGGAGATTGCCTATGGTCTGGTTCATCCTCTGGCCAGCTGGGACCCTTTTTGGATACAG GTTTGTCAATTCACTCACATTTGGAAGACATTttgggaaacatcaggactaaAGGACAAG CTGTCTGTCATTTTCAAAGGCCCTGGATGGACCCCTGGAAATCCTCGTTTGGGTGATCCAGCAGATATCCCAGAG ATTAAGATTCCTATCGAGAAATATGACAGTTTTTTGTCCTTCTGGGGAAATCTGTATGTCCTTGTGcattttgttgttgctgttctaGCTTATCAGTTGCTGATTGCAAGAAGAATG GTCTTGAGCGAATTTCATGTGATTGGAGTTGTTTCATATTTTCTCTTTACCATTTCAAGTGTTGGAGCGCTTTATGATAACAA GTGGTACGCACCATATATGGAGGTATACCGCTGTATCTTGTTCCTTGTTGTTGATCTGATTCTATCAGTTCAAAATCTCGACACTGGAG TGTTGCCTACGAACTACATTGGTGCAATCAGAGGAATCTTCATCTTGTCTGCTTTTGTGTGGATAAGTGGGTCATTGGTGTCGACGAAACAAATCAAGGTTGAATGA
- the LOC138030226 gene encoding uncharacterized protein, protein METELRRLNAMIQAMKQKIETTRWIIEKCKQQQLAEAREQIILERRSHLMEKVAQTEIKLQEALKHRQMAMDERVKTSLRRAALENEIRAIRKKAKFWKALSELDRTPQKAAETWRENLRPSRSLSDIHKAVLKPPLCPDRDFESRESSIWETKKLSSEEVSVADQTQKN, encoded by the exons ATGGAAACAGAACTCAGGCGCTTGAATGCGATGATTCAAGCAATGAAACAGAAAATTGAAACAACAAG ATGGATCATAGAAAAATGCAAACAGCAGCAGTTAGCTGAGGCACGAGAACAGATTATACTGGAAAGGAGAAGCCATCTGATGGAGAAAGTAGCGCAGACTGAAATTAAGCTGCAAGAAGCACTAAAGCATCGCCAGATGGCAATGGACGAGAGAGT TAAAACGAGTCTGCGGAGAGCGGCTTTGGAAAATGAAATCAGAGCGATTCGGAAGAAGGCAAAGTTTTGGAAGGCGCTATCTGAACTTGATCGGACTCCACAGAAAGCGGCTGAAACGTGGCGAGAGAATCTTCGACCAAGTCGTTCACTGAGTGATATACACAAAGCAGTGCTTAAGCCTCCACTATGTCCAGATCGAGATTTTGAGAGCAGAGAGAGCTCCATTTgggaaacaaagaaactaaGCAGCGAAGAAGTGAGCGTTGCGGATCAGACTCAGAAGAATTAA
- the LOC138029928 gene encoding torsin-1A-like — translation MAKSLASVFLITLFFSQPSAFIVPTALATAFLSSMGFLLRCQFKECCTDKWISPNITGLQSSLQRRVFGQHLVTETVLKAVKGHLNNKSPNKALALSFNGWTGSGKNFVSRIIAEHLFRYGMESKYVHLIIATHEFPHKSSLDLYKRKLRDRVATSVAKCPRSLFIFDEMDKMPIGLIDVLKPFLDHYTEVGKVDYRRSIFIFLSNTGAHLINDELLTHWKEGKKREDIGIKQMDRVINLGEFNTKGGFWHSSLIEKNLIDYFIPFLPLERSHIKMCAKADLELKGLPVTENILNSIADELLYFPEDLKVFSKSGCKKVSSKVDYIML, via the coding sequence ATGGCGAAAAGTTTGGCTTCAGTTTTCttaataacattatttttttcacaacCAAGCGCTTTCATCGTTCCTACTGCTTTGGCAACGGCTTTTCTTTCCTCCATGGGATTCCTGTTAAGGTGTCAATTTAAAGAGTGTTGCACAGACAAGTGGATTTCACCAAACATCACTGGGTTGCAGTCCTCTCTTCAAAGACGTGTCTTTGGTCAGCATTTGGTCACTGAAACGGTGCTGAAAGCTGTTAAGGGACATTTAAATAACAAGTCTCCGAATAAAGCGTTGGCCCTTTCGTTTAATGGCTGGACAGGGTCGGGGAAAAACTTTGTTAGCAGAATCATCGCCGAACATTTATTTCGATATGGAATGGAGAGTAAATATGTTCATCTGATTATTGCAACTCACGAATTCCCCCACAAGTCATCACTGGATTTATATAAACGAAAACTAAGAGATCGCGTTGCAACATCGGTGGCTAAGTGCCCCAGGTCTTTGTTTATCTTCGACGAAATGGATAAGATGCCCATCGGGCTCATTGACGTTTTGAAACCCTTTCTGGACCACTACACGGAAGTTGGAAAAGTGGATTACCGTAGGAGTATCTTTATATTTCTAAGCAACACGGGAGCACATCTGATAAACGATGAATTGCTGACTCATTGGAAGGAGGGAAAGAAACGGGAGGACATTGGAATCAAACAGATGGATAGGGTTATAAATCTCGGTGAATTCAACACCAAAGGAGGATTCTGGCATTCATCTCTCATTGAAAAAAATCTTATAGATTATTTCATTCCATTTCTTCCTTTGGAGAGATCTCATATTAAGATGTGTGCTAAAGCTGACTTGGAACTGAAGGGGCTCCCAGTTACTGAAAACATCTTGAATAGTATTGCAGATGAGTTATTATATTTCCCAGAGGACTTGAAGGTATTTTCTAAGTCAGGATGTAAGAAAGTATCAAGCAAAGTTGATTACATCATGTTATAG